Proteins encoded in a region of the Streptomyces sp. PCS3-D2 genome:
- a CDS encoding MerR family transcriptional regulator, whose protein sequence is MLRNPTGGAGNGTAGSAGRLVSIGTVLTTLRDEFPEVTISKIRFLEAEGLVEPRRTPSGYRKFSTEDVERLARILRLQRDHYLPLKVIREQLDALARGEQVRIPAPAAHGDCADPSDPAALYGETGQEEPPAARVGRAELLEAVSVDEEQLVEWESYGLLAEAPGGGFDADALTVARLVADLGRFGLEPRHLRAMKAAADREAGLVEQVVAPLRRHRNPQTRAHAQATVKELAGLSVRLHEALVQTALGVRLR, encoded by the coding sequence ATGCTGCGCAATCCGACAGGCGGCGCCGGGAACGGCACCGCCGGCTCGGCCGGGCGGCTGGTGAGCATCGGCACGGTGCTCACCACGCTGCGTGACGAGTTCCCCGAAGTCACGATCTCGAAGATCCGTTTCCTGGAGGCGGAGGGGCTGGTCGAACCCCGGCGTACACCTTCCGGGTACCGCAAGTTCAGCACGGAGGACGTGGAGCGCCTCGCCCGCATCCTGCGCCTGCAGCGTGATCACTACCTGCCGCTGAAAGTCATCCGCGAGCAGCTCGACGCCCTTGCCCGCGGGGAGCAGGTCCGCATCCCGGCACCGGCGGCGCACGGCGACTGCGCCGATCCGTCGGACCCCGCCGCCCTGTACGGCGAGACGGGGCAGGAGGAGCCTCCCGCCGCCCGGGTGGGGCGGGCCGAGCTCCTGGAGGCCGTCAGCGTGGACGAGGAGCAGCTCGTCGAGTGGGAGTCGTACGGGCTCCTCGCCGAGGCGCCGGGCGGCGGGTTCGACGCCGACGCGCTCACCGTGGCCCGGCTCGTGGCCGACCTGGGGCGTTTCGGCCTGGAGCCGCGCCACCTGCGCGCGATGAAGGCGGCCGCCGACCGGGAGGCGGGGCTGGTGGAGCAGGTCGTCGCACCCTTGCGCCGACACCGCAACCCGCAGACCAGGGCCCACGCACAGGCCACGGTGAAAGAGCTCGCGGGGCTCTCCGTACGGCTGCACGAGGCCTTGGTGCAGACGGCCCTCGGGGTCCGGTTGCGCTGA
- a CDS encoding bifunctional nuclease family protein, with amino-acid sequence MNELDVVGVRVEMPSNQPIVLLREVGGDRYLPIWIGPGEATAIAFAQQGMAPARPLTHDLFKDVLEAVGEELTEVRITDLREGVFYAELVFASGVEVSARPSDAIALALRTGTPIYGSDGVLDDAGIAIPDEQEDEVEKFREFLDQISPEDFGTGQQ; translated from the coding sequence GTGAACGAGCTCGACGTTGTGGGTGTCCGGGTGGAAATGCCCTCCAACCAACCGATCGTGCTCCTGCGTGAAGTGGGAGGCGACCGGTACCTCCCCATCTGGATCGGTCCGGGGGAGGCGACGGCCATTGCCTTCGCCCAGCAGGGTATGGCCCCTGCCCGGCCGCTGACGCACGACCTGTTCAAGGACGTGCTGGAGGCGGTCGGCGAGGAGCTCACCGAGGTCCGGATCACGGATCTGCGGGAGGGCGTCTTCTACGCGGAGCTCGTCTTCGCCAGCGGGGTCGAGGTGAGCGCGCGGCCTTCCGACGCCATAGCCCTCGCCCTGCGGACGGGGACACCGATCTACGGCAGTGACGGCGTGCTGGACGACGCCGGAATCGCCATTCCGGACGAGCAGGAGGACGAGGTGGAGAAGTTCCGCGAGTTCCTCGACCAGATCTCGCCCGAGGACTTCGGTACCGGCCAACAGTGA
- a CDS encoding MerR family transcriptional regulator: MRITGDGTTGGTPVRSGTGPYPLHGGAAGPARRQPESTPVGSLDGDPAPEQVGYRGPTACAAAGITYRQLDYWARTGLVEPSVRAAYGSGTQRLYSFRDVVVLKIVKRFLDTGVALQNIRTAVQHLHDRDLADLERMTLMSDGATVYECTSPDQVVSLLQGGQGVFGIAVGVVWRDVRNALSQLHGERVDTGETLVRHHPADELAARRNRAG, from the coding sequence GTGAGGATCACGGGCGACGGTACGACCGGGGGCACCCCCGTACGGAGTGGCACCGGGCCGTACCCGCTGCACGGTGGTGCGGCCGGACCCGCGCGCCGCCAGCCGGAGTCGACGCCGGTCGGTTCGCTGGACGGCGACCCGGCGCCCGAGCAGGTCGGCTACCGCGGACCCACGGCGTGCGCCGCGGCCGGCATCACCTACCGGCAGCTCGACTACTGGGCGCGCACCGGGCTGGTGGAGCCCAGCGTGCGGGCCGCCTACGGCTCCGGAACGCAGCGCCTCTACAGCTTCCGCGACGTCGTGGTACTCAAGATCGTCAAGCGTTTCCTGGACACCGGTGTGGCGCTGCAGAACATCCGCACGGCGGTGCAGCACCTGCACGACCGGGACCTCGCCGACCTTGAGCGGATGACGCTGATGAGCGACGGCGCCACGGTGTACGAGTGCACCTCGCCGGACCAGGTCGTGAGTCTCCTCCAGGGTGGGCAGGGCGTCTTCGGCATCGCCGTGGGGGTGGTGTGGCGCGACGTGCGCAACGCCCTGTCACAGCTGCACGGGGAGCGGGTGGACACCGGCGAGACCCTGGTCCGGCACCACCCGGCGGACGAGCTGGCCGCCCGTCGCAACCGAGCCGGCTGA
- a CDS encoding DNA polymerase IV, which produces MRAAPTILHLDMDAFYASVEQASKPSLRGKAVIVGGLGPRGVVATASYEARRFGVHSAMPTAQARRLCPNGAYLIPRFTLYRQVSDVVMAMLRELSPLVEPLSLDEAFVDLEAGGAAFDSHSARATGERLRAGITAATGLSGSVGLAGSKMLAKVASEEAKPAGLLLIEPGTERELLAPMPVRTLPGVGPATGEHLRRAGITTVGDLAEAGEDELVRMLGRAHGTGLYRMALGLDDRPVVAERDAKSVSVEDTFDVDLHDRVRIRGEVQRLADRCVQRLRGSGHSGRTIVLKVRRYDFSTLTRSETLRGPTDDAAVVREAAARLLEAVDTTGGVRLLGVGVTGLADYTQEDLFAQSLAAEPQVAAEVDGTGGAAGGTEPEAAGGDEKPQEGPPAPAEQQEAPERRWAAGSDVRHVLYGPGWVQGSGVGRVTVRFEQPGSEPGRVRTFRVDDPDLAPSDPLPLVGEAA; this is translated from the coding sequence GTGAGAGCCGCCCCGACCATCCTGCATCTGGACATGGACGCCTTCTACGCCTCCGTCGAGCAGGCGTCGAAGCCGAGCCTGCGCGGCAAGGCCGTCATCGTCGGAGGGCTCGGACCGCGGGGGGTCGTCGCCACCGCCTCCTACGAGGCCCGACGGTTCGGGGTGCATTCGGCGATGCCGACGGCGCAGGCCAGGCGGCTCTGCCCGAACGGCGCCTACCTGATCCCGCGGTTCACGCTCTACCGGCAGGTCAGCGACGTGGTCATGGCCATGCTGCGGGAACTGTCGCCGCTGGTGGAGCCGCTCAGCCTGGACGAGGCCTTCGTGGACCTGGAGGCGGGCGGGGCGGCCTTCGACTCGCACTCGGCGCGGGCGACGGGCGAGCGGCTGCGGGCCGGCATCACCGCCGCCACCGGGCTCAGCGGGTCCGTGGGGCTGGCCGGGTCGAAGATGCTGGCCAAGGTCGCCTCGGAGGAGGCCAAGCCCGCGGGGCTGCTGCTGATCGAGCCCGGGACCGAGCGGGAACTGCTCGCTCCGATGCCGGTGCGGACTCTGCCGGGGGTGGGGCCGGCCACCGGGGAGCACCTGCGTCGCGCCGGGATCACCACGGTGGGGGACCTGGCGGAGGCCGGGGAGGACGAGTTGGTCCGGATGCTCGGGCGCGCGCACGGCACGGGGCTGTACCGGATGGCGCTGGGCCTGGACGACCGGCCGGTGGTCGCGGAGCGGGACGCCAAGTCGGTGTCGGTCGAGGACACCTTCGACGTGGATCTGCACGACCGGGTGCGGATCCGGGGCGAGGTGCAGCGACTCGCCGACCGGTGCGTGCAGCGGCTGCGGGGCTCCGGGCACTCGGGGCGCACGATCGTGCTCAAGGTGCGGCGCTACGACTTCTCCACGCTGACGCGGTCCGAGACGCTGCGCGGCCCCACGGACGACGCGGCGGTGGTGCGGGAGGCCGCCGCGCGGCTGCTGGAGGCGGTGGACACCACGGGAGGCGTGCGGTTGCTGGGGGTGGGGGTGACCGGCCTGGCGGACTACACGCAGGAGGACCTCTTCGCCCAGTCGCTCGCGGCCGAGCCTCAGGTGGCGGCCGAGGTGGACGGTACGGGCGGTGCGGCCGGGGGAACCGAGCCGGAGGCCGCCGGAGGGGACGAGAAGCCACAGGAGGGGCCGCCGGCGCCCGCGGAGCAGCAAGAGGCTCCCGAGCGCCGCTGGGCGGCCGGGAGCGACGTACGCCACGTGCTGTACGGGCCGGGGTGGGTCCAGGGCAGCGGGGTGGGGCGGGTCACCGTCCGGTTCGAACAGCCCGGATCGGAGCCCGGCCGGGTGCGGACCTTCCGGGTGGACGACCCGGATCTGGCGCCGTCCGACCCGTTGCCGCTGGTGGGGGAGGCCGCGTAG
- a CDS encoding PRC-barrel domain-containing protein, with the protein MQTDIDPRSLIGRKAFDRNGAKIGTIDEVYLDDATGVPEWAAVRTGFFGRDAFVPLEPSEMVGETLRVPFERSLIRDAPDFGVGRHLSPEQELQLYHHYGLDTALPSDVDRDFGRLAGDEG; encoded by the coding sequence GTGCAGACCGACATCGATCCGCGCAGCCTGATCGGCCGCAAGGCGTTCGACCGCAACGGTGCCAAGATCGGCACCATCGACGAGGTCTACCTCGACGATGCCACGGGTGTCCCGGAATGGGCCGCCGTCCGCACCGGCTTCTTCGGCCGGGACGCCTTCGTGCCGCTGGAGCCGAGCGAGATGGTCGGCGAGACCCTGCGGGTGCCCTTCGAACGCTCCCTCATCAGGGACGCACCGGATTTCGGCGTCGGCCGCCACCTCTCCCCCGAGCAGGAACTCCAGCTCTATCACCACTACGGCCTGGACACGGCCCTCCCGTCCGACGTCGACCGCGACTTCGGCCGGCTGGCGGGCGACGAGGGCTGA
- the gcvP gene encoding aminomethyl-transferring glycine dehydrogenase, translated as MTANRIPLSQLERGIPFEQRHIGPDAEAQAKMLAQVGYGSLDELTAAAVPDVIKTADALDLPDARTEAEVLAELRSLADRNQVLTPMIGLGYYGTFTPPVILRNVMENPAWYTAYTPYQPEISQGRLEALLNFQTVVADLTGLPTSGASLLDEGTAAAEAMTLARRVGKVKGNVFLVDADALPQTIAVIETRAEPIGIEVVVADLSDGIPAEIAERGVYGVLLQYPGASGAVREIKPVIDQAHELGAIVTVSADLLALTLLTSPGALGADIAVGTTQRFGVPMGFGGPHAGYMAVQDKHARSLPGRLVGVSVDADGNKAYRLALQTREQHIRREKATSNICTAQVLLAVMAGMYAVYHGPDGLRTIARRTHRYAALLAAGLRAGGVETVHGAYFDTITVRVPGRAAEVVAAAREGGVNLHRVDADLVSISCDETTLRADIEAVWAAFGVTADIEALDEATADTLPEGLLRSDAYLTHPVFHQHRSETAMLRYLRRLSDKDYALDRGMIPLGSCTMKLNATTEMEPVTWPEFGQLHPFAPVEQAEGYLTLINELEERLCEVTGYDKVSIQPNAGSQGELAGLLAVRAYHRANGDEQRTICLIPSSAHGTNAASAVMAGMKVVVVKTADDGEVDADDLRAKIEQHRDELAVLMITYPSTHGVFEEHVADICAQVHEAGGQVYVDGANLNALVGLAKPGHFGGDVSHLNLHKTFCIPHGGGGPGVGPVGVRAHLAPYLPNHPLQPTAGPETGVGPISAAPWGSAGILPISWSYVRLMGGEGLKRATQVAVLGANYIAKRLEPHYPVLYTGPGNLVAHECIIDLRPLSKATGVSVDDIAKRLIDYGFHAPTMSFPVAGTLMIEPTESEDLAEIDRFCDAMIAIRGEIERVAGGEWPADDNPLANAPHTAASLGGEWNHPYTRDEAVFPGGVTAAEKYWPPVRRIDGAFGDRNLVCSCPPLDEYDN; from the coding sequence ATGACCGCCAACCGCATTCCGCTCTCCCAGCTGGAGCGAGGCATCCCCTTCGAACAGCGCCACATCGGCCCGGATGCCGAGGCGCAGGCGAAGATGCTCGCCCAGGTGGGCTACGGCTCCCTGGACGAACTGACCGCCGCCGCGGTGCCGGATGTGATCAAGACCGCCGACGCGCTCGACCTCCCCGATGCGCGGACCGAGGCCGAGGTGCTCGCCGAGCTGCGCTCGCTCGCCGACCGCAACCAGGTCCTCACCCCCATGATCGGTCTCGGTTACTACGGGACCTTCACCCCGCCGGTGATCCTCCGCAACGTCATGGAGAACCCGGCCTGGTACACGGCGTACACGCCCTACCAGCCGGAGATCTCGCAGGGCCGCCTTGAGGCCCTCCTGAACTTCCAGACCGTTGTCGCCGACCTCACCGGCCTGCCGACCTCGGGCGCCTCGCTGCTCGACGAGGGCACCGCGGCCGCCGAGGCCATGACCCTGGCCCGCCGCGTGGGCAAGGTCAAGGGCAACGTCTTCCTCGTCGACGCCGACGCCCTGCCGCAGACCATCGCCGTCATCGAGACCCGCGCCGAGCCGATCGGCATCGAGGTCGTCGTCGCCGACCTCTCCGACGGCATCCCCGCCGAGATCGCCGAGCGCGGCGTCTACGGCGTCCTGCTCCAGTACCCGGGTGCCTCCGGCGCCGTCCGGGAGATCAAGCCGGTCATCGACCAGGCGCACGAGCTCGGCGCCATCGTCACCGTCTCGGCCGACCTGCTCGCCCTGACCCTCCTGACGTCCCCGGGCGCCCTCGGAGCCGACATCGCCGTGGGCACCACCCAGCGCTTCGGTGTCCCGATGGGCTTCGGCGGACCGCACGCCGGCTACATGGCCGTCCAGGACAAGCACGCCCGTTCGCTGCCCGGCCGCCTCGTCGGCGTCTCGGTGGACGCGGACGGCAACAAGGCCTACCGCCTGGCCCTGCAGACCCGCGAGCAGCACATCCGCCGCGAGAAGGCCACCAGCAACATCTGCACCGCGCAGGTGCTGCTCGCCGTCATGGCCGGCATGTACGCCGTCTACCACGGCCCGGACGGCCTGCGGACCATCGCCCGCCGCACCCACCGCTACGCGGCGCTGCTCGCCGCCGGTCTGCGGGCCGGCGGAGTCGAGACCGTACACGGCGCCTACTTCGACACGATCACCGTCCGTGTGCCGGGCCGCGCGGCCGAGGTCGTCGCGGCCGCCCGGGAGGGCGGGGTCAACCTGCACCGGGTCGACGCCGACCTCGTCTCGATCAGCTGTGACGAGACCACGCTGCGCGCCGACATCGAGGCCGTCTGGGCCGCCTTCGGCGTCACCGCCGACATCGAGGCGCTCGACGAGGCCACGGCTGACACCCTGCCCGAGGGCCTGTTGCGCTCGGACGCGTACCTGACGCACCCGGTCTTTCACCAGCACCGGTCTGAGACCGCGATGCTGCGCTACCTGCGCAGGCTCTCGGACAAGGACTACGCGCTGGACCGCGGCATGATCCCGCTGGGCTCCTGCACCATGAAGCTCAACGCGACCACCGAGATGGAGCCGGTGACCTGGCCCGAGTTCGGCCAGCTGCACCCCTTCGCGCCGGTGGAGCAGGCCGAGGGGTACCTCACGCTCATCAACGAGCTGGAGGAACGTCTCTGCGAGGTCACCGGCTACGACAAGGTCTCCATCCAGCCGAACGCCGGCTCCCAGGGCGAGCTCGCCGGTCTGCTGGCCGTACGCGCCTACCACCGGGCCAACGGCGACGAGCAGCGCACCATCTGCCTCATCCCGTCCTCCGCGCACGGCACCAACGCCGCCAGCGCCGTGATGGCCGGCATGAAGGTCGTCGTCGTCAAGACGGCCGACGACGGTGAGGTGGACGCGGACGACCTGCGTGCCAAGATCGAGCAGCACCGTGACGAGCTCGCCGTGCTGATGATCACCTACCCCTCCACGCACGGTGTGTTCGAGGAGCACGTCGCCGACATCTGCGCCCAGGTGCACGAGGCCGGCGGCCAGGTCTACGTCGACGGCGCCAATCTGAACGCCCTGGTCGGCCTGGCCAAGCCGGGTCACTTCGGTGGCGACGTCTCGCACCTGAACCTGCACAAGACCTTCTGCATCCCGCACGGCGGCGGCGGTCCGGGCGTCGGCCCGGTCGGCGTCCGGGCGCACCTGGCGCCGTACCTGCCGAACCACCCGCTGCAGCCGACGGCCGGCCCGGAGACGGGCGTCGGCCCGATCTCGGCCGCGCCGTGGGGATCGGCCGGCATCCTGCCGATCTCCTGGTCGTACGTGCGCCTCATGGGCGGCGAGGGCCTCAAGCGCGCCACCCAGGTCGCGGTGCTCGGCGCCAACTACATCGCCAAGCGCCTGGAGCCGCACTACCCCGTGCTCTACACCGGCCCGGGCAACCTGGTCGCGCACGAGTGCATCATCGACCTGCGCCCGCTGTCGAAGGCCACGGGCGTCAGCGTGGACGACATCGCCAAGCGCCTGATCGACTACGGCTTCCACGCGCCGACGATGTCCTTCCCGGTCGCCGGAACGCTCATGATCGAGCCGACGGAGTCCGAGGACCTCGCCGAGATCGACCGTTTCTGCGACGCGATGATCGCCATCCGCGGCGAGATCGAGCGGGTCGCGGGCGGCGAGTGGCCTGCGGACGACAACCCGCTGGCCAACGCCCCGCACACGGCGGCTTCGCTGGGCGGCGAGTGGAACCACCCGTACACCCGGGACGAGGCCGTCTTCCCGGGCGGCGTCACGGCCGCCGAGAAGTACTGGCCGCCGGTGCGCCGCATCGACGGTGCCTTCGGCGACCGCAACCTCGTGTGCTCCTGCCCGCCGCTGGACGAGTACGACAACTGA
- a CDS encoding DUF5999 family protein, whose translation MCQHQPACPSAESADREAARPVANHPEQGWSLLCNGVLLFEDTGELLPDGQIIAPHRPLAAA comes from the coding sequence ATGTGCCAGCACCAGCCAGCCTGCCCGTCTGCCGAATCCGCCGACCGGGAGGCCGCGCGCCCGGTGGCCAACCATCCGGAACAGGGCTGGAGCCTGCTGTGCAACGGCGTCCTGCTCTTCGAGGACACCGGTGAGCTGCTGCCGGACGGGCAGATCATCGCCCCGCACCGCCCGCTCGCGGCGGCGTAG
- a CDS encoding glutamate-cysteine ligase family protein, whose amino-acid sequence MGEKVVAGGFDLSDRQRYRRKLHECLEGLERLLAEKRFDRPKNMMGLEIELNLAGTDGLPRMVNAQVLERIASPDFQTELGMFNLEVNVLPHRLGGRVFDRLAEELSAGLGYAHRQAAEIDAGVVMIGILPTISRTDLVTANLSAVDRYSLLNEQILMMRGEDFTLDIDGVERLIWTSGSIVPEAACTSVQLHLQVTPARFAAVWNAAQAVTAAQIAVGANSPFLFGRELWRESRPPLFTQATDTRPPELQAQGVRPRTWFGERWVDSAYELFAENVRYFPSLLPICDEEEPLRVLAEGGVPRLQELVLHNGTVYRWNRPVYGVADGVPHLRVENRVLPAGPTVTDVVANAAFYYGLVRTLAEEPRPVWTRLPFAEAEANFDAACRYGIDARLRWPRRGRAGGLVSVPAVRLVLDELLPMAAAGLDAWGIEPSDRDHYLGIIEERCRRRVNGATWQVDTYHRALATGLGREEALAATTRRYSELMHKGDPVHTWPVGLAEEVVAAVPVVS is encoded by the coding sequence ATGGGGGAGAAGGTCGTGGCGGGAGGGTTCGACCTGTCCGATCGGCAGCGGTATCGAAGGAAACTCCACGAGTGTCTGGAGGGACTGGAGCGACTTCTGGCGGAGAAGAGGTTCGATCGCCCGAAGAACATGATGGGGCTGGAGATCGAGCTGAATCTCGCGGGAACCGACGGATTGCCGCGCATGGTGAATGCCCAGGTGTTGGAGCGGATTGCCAGCCCTGATTTCCAGACCGAACTGGGAATGTTCAACCTGGAGGTGAACGTTCTGCCGCACCGGCTCGGCGGCCGGGTATTCGACCGGCTCGCCGAGGAGCTCAGCGCGGGGCTGGGATACGCCCACCGGCAGGCCGCCGAGATCGATGCCGGAGTGGTGATGATCGGCATCCTGCCGACGATCTCCCGCACGGACCTGGTCACCGCGAACCTCTCCGCGGTGGACCGGTACTCCCTGCTGAACGAGCAGATCCTGATGATGCGCGGGGAGGACTTCACGCTCGACATAGACGGCGTCGAGCGGCTGATCTGGACCTCCGGGTCGATCGTGCCCGAGGCCGCCTGCACCTCGGTACAGCTGCACCTCCAGGTGACGCCGGCCCGGTTCGCGGCCGTGTGGAACGCGGCGCAGGCCGTGACCGCGGCGCAGATTGCCGTCGGCGCCAACTCGCCCTTCCTGTTCGGGCGGGAGCTATGGCGGGAGTCGAGGCCGCCGCTGTTCACACAGGCCACCGACACCCGGCCGCCGGAGCTCCAGGCGCAGGGGGTGCGGCCGCGCACCTGGTTCGGCGAGCGCTGGGTGGACTCGGCGTACGAGCTCTTCGCCGAGAACGTCCGCTACTTCCCCTCCCTGCTGCCGATATGCGACGAGGAGGAGCCCCTGCGGGTGCTGGCCGAAGGCGGGGTGCCGAGACTGCAGGAGCTGGTCCTGCACAACGGCACCGTCTACCGGTGGAACCGGCCCGTGTACGGGGTCGCCGACGGGGTGCCGCACCTGCGCGTGGAGAACCGGGTGTTGCCGGCCGGGCCGACGGTCACCGACGTCGTCGCCAACGCCGCCTTCTACTACGGGCTCGTCCGCACCCTCGCGGAGGAGCCGCGACCGGTGTGGACCCGGCTGCCCTTCGCCGAGGCGGAGGCGAACTTCGACGCGGCCTGCCGGTACGGGATCGACGCCCGGCTGCGGTGGCCGCGCCGGGGGCGGGCCGGAGGCCTGGTCAGCGTGCCCGCGGTACGGCTGGTCCTGGACGAGCTGCTGCCGATGGCAGCGGCGGGCCTGGACGCCTGGGGCATCGAGCCCAGCGACCGGGACCACTACCTCGGCATCATCGAGGAGCGCTGCCGGCGGCGGGTCAACGGCGCGACATGGCAGGTGGACACCTACCACCGGGCCCTCGCGACGGGGCTGGGCCGGGAAGAGGCACTGGCCGCGACCACCCGGCGCTACAGCGAGCTCATGCACAAGGGCGACCCCGTGCACACCTGGCCCGTCGGGCTGGCGGAGGAGGTGGTCGCGGCGGTTCCCGTCGTGAGCTGA
- a CDS encoding CPBP family intramembrane glutamic endopeptidase, which produces MRAEPEPVFVELGEDGRRDLLRTETLLVLALSLGASGVSALISFIGSLTKPGGLKDQAATLNGSYAPGRPWLDLAWQLFGIASALVPVLLVAHLLTREGAPGLRVLGFDRTRPLGDLGRGALVAAGIGSAGLAFYLGARGAGFNLTVVPEALPDVWWKFPVLILSAIQNAVVEEVIVLGYLLRRLGQLGWTPLAALAASSLLRGSYHLYQGIGGFIGNVVMGVVFVLAYRRWGRIGPLVAAHALLDIVAFGGYALLAGKVGWLPTP; this is translated from the coding sequence GTGCGGGCGGAGCCGGAGCCGGTGTTCGTGGAGCTGGGCGAGGACGGGCGGCGGGACCTCCTGCGTACCGAGACCCTGCTCGTCCTGGCGCTTTCGCTGGGCGCCAGCGGGGTCTCGGCGCTGATCAGTTTCATCGGTTCGCTGACCAAGCCGGGCGGTCTGAAGGACCAGGCCGCGACGCTCAACGGCTCCTACGCGCCCGGTCGGCCGTGGCTGGACCTGGCCTGGCAGCTGTTCGGGATCGCGAGCGCGCTGGTCCCCGTACTGCTGGTGGCGCACCTGCTGACCAGGGAGGGCGCGCCCGGGCTGCGGGTGCTCGGCTTCGACCGGACGCGGCCGCTGGGGGACCTGGGCCGCGGCGCGCTCGTCGCGGCCGGCATCGGAAGCGCGGGTCTGGCCTTCTACCTGGGAGCGCGGGGGGCCGGCTTCAACCTCACGGTGGTGCCGGAGGCACTCCCCGACGTGTGGTGGAAGTTTCCCGTCCTGATCCTCTCGGCGATCCAGAATGCGGTGGTGGAAGAGGTCATCGTCCTGGGCTACCTGCTGCGCCGGCTCGGGCAGCTCGGCTGGACTCCGCTGGCGGCGCTGGCCGCCAGCTCATTGCTGCGCGGCTCCTACCACCTCTACCAGGGCATCGGCGGCTTCATCGGCAACGTGGTGATGGGCGTCGTGTTCGTGCTGGCCTACCGCCGCTGGGGGCGGATCGGGCCGCTGGTCGCCGCGCACGCGCTCCTCGACATCGTGGCCTTCGGCGGGTACGCCCTGCTCGCGGGGAAGGTGGGCTGGCTGCCGACGCCGTGA
- a CDS encoding PhzF family phenazine biosynthesis protein produces the protein MRIRIVDAFTDRPFHGNPAGVLLLDEGGFPPDAWLQQVASEVNLSETAFAHPLPPGGDADWALRWFTPAAEVDMCGHATLATAHVLATGGLAGGLIRFSARCGALTAETAADGTITMDFPTSSLTAVPTPPAVEHALGGAPVLSVHDTAAHVGDLLVELADEKTVRELEPDHAALRAFAKRGVIVTAAAEDPSRGYDFVSRGFFPAFGIDEDPVTGSAHTALAPFWARRLGRTGLTGLQGGARQGLVRVTLAGDRTLLTGHAVTVLDGELLIAP, from the coding sequence ATGCGCATCCGAATCGTCGACGCCTTCACCGACCGCCCCTTCCACGGCAACCCCGCCGGAGTCCTGCTCCTGGACGAGGGCGGCTTCCCCCCGGACGCCTGGCTCCAGCAGGTGGCCTCCGAGGTGAACCTCTCCGAGACCGCCTTCGCCCACCCGCTGCCGCCCGGTGGGGACGCCGACTGGGCGTTGCGGTGGTTCACCCCGGCCGCCGAGGTCGACATGTGCGGCCACGCCACCCTCGCCACCGCGCACGTACTGGCCACCGGCGGACTCGCCGGGGGACTGATCCGCTTCTCCGCCCGATGCGGAGCCCTCACCGCCGAGACCGCCGCGGACGGCACGATCACGATGGACTTCCCGACGTCGTCGCTGACCGCGGTCCCGACGCCGCCCGCCGTGGAGCACGCGCTCGGCGGCGCACCGGTCCTCTCCGTCCACGACACCGCCGCGCACGTCGGCGACCTCCTCGTCGAGCTTGCCGACGAGAAGACCGTCCGCGAGCTGGAGCCGGACCACGCCGCCCTGCGCGCCTTCGCCAAGCGGGGTGTGATCGTCACCGCCGCCGCCGAGGACCCCTCCCGCGGGTACGACTTCGTCTCCCGGGGCTTCTTCCCGGCCTTCGGGATCGACGAGGACCCGGTCACGGGCAGCGCCCACACCGCACTCGCCCCGTTCTGGGCGCGGCGCCTGGGCCGCACCGGGCTGACCGGCCTCCAGGGCGGAGCCCGACAGGGGCTTGTTCGGGTGACTCTCGCGGGCGACCGCACCCTGCTGACCGGCCACGCGGTCACGGTCCTGGACGGGGAGCTCCTCATCGCCCCGTGA
- a CDS encoding PadR family transcriptional regulator, with the protein MHAHGQHEHGRGHGHCGPDRREGFQGFRAAFGPFGPPFGAGPFGGRGGRGGSRGRARRGDVRASILALLADRSMHGYEMIQEIGERSGGVWKPSPGSVYPTLSLLEDEGLIRSESEGGKKLFTLTEAGRAEAESGPDAPWEDAGRGFDFEAMHEVRQAGAGVMEAFGQVFRTGTPEQREKALAVLGDARRKLYLILADEH; encoded by the coding sequence ATGCATGCACACGGACAGCACGAGCACGGGCGGGGGCACGGCCACTGCGGGCCGGACCGTCGGGAGGGTTTCCAGGGATTCCGTGCGGCCTTCGGCCCGTTCGGGCCGCCCTTCGGTGCGGGCCCCTTCGGTGGCCGCGGCGGTCGCGGGGGGTCGCGGGGGAGGGCTCGGCGCGGTGACGTGCGCGCCTCGATCCTGGCCCTGCTCGCCGACCGGTCCATGCACGGTTACGAGATGATCCAGGAGATCGGCGAGCGCAGCGGCGGGGTGTGGAAGCCCAGCCCGGGCTCGGTCTACCCGACCTTGAGCCTGCTGGAGGACGAGGGGCTCATCAGGAGTGAGAGCGAGGGCGGCAAGAAGCTGTTCACGCTCACCGAGGCCGGTCGCGCCGAGGCCGAGTCGGGGCCGGACGCGCCGTGGGAGGACGCGGGGAGGGGCTTCGATTTCGAGGCGATGCACGAGGTCCGGCAGGCCGGAGCGGGCGTGATGGAGGCCTTCGGGCAGGTCTTCAGGACCGGCACGCCCGAGCAGCGGGAGAAGGCGCTCGCGGTGCTGGGTGACGCCCGCAGGAAGCTCTACCTCATCCTGGCCGACGAGCACTGA